CAGAAATACCCTTTTTCTGTAAGCGTTTTGGTTCCAGTATATAACGAAGAAAAAACAATAGGCATTGTATTACAAAAACTACTCAAACTACCATTCGTGAAAGAAATTATTGTTGTGAATGATTGTTCAAATGACAATACAGAAGAAGTCATATTGGGTTTTTTACAAAAACATCAAGATAAAATCATTTATCAAAAAAACGAAAAGAATTCTGGTAAAACAGCTTCCATTCGAAAAGCGAAGGCTTTGGCAACAGGCGATATTATCATCATTCAGGATGCAGATTTAGAATATGATCCAGATGAGATCGAAAGTGTGATAGAACCCATCCAAAAAGGAGTAGCAGATGTAGTATATGGAAGTAGATTTTTGGTCAAAAAAGCAGCGAGGGTATTATACTACTATCATTACATTGCGAACAAATTTTTGACTCATTTATCTAACCTATTCACAAATCTTAATATGACTGATATCGAAACTTGCTACAAAGCTTTTCGAAAAGAATACTTCAAAGATATGCCTCTAACAAGTAAAGGCTTCGGCATGGAGGTAGAAATTACAGCAACTATAGGTAAAATGCCTGTTCGAGTTTATGAAGTTCCCATTTCTTATTATGGACGAACATATGAAGAAGGAAAAAAAATTGGTTTTAAAGATGGGCTTTATGCAATATTCTATATATTTTATTTTAATCTTTTTGGGATGTGGAATAAAGAACGTCGTGAGTTCGTTAAACGATTTTATAAGAAAAAATCGGATTCTTAAATGAAGTTTGAACGATATTATTTTTATTACGTAGATTTTGATGGGAATCTATATCATGACAATACTTTACTAACAGATGAAAAATTCTTAGATTTTTTCTTTAAGCAAATTCAATACAATCAAACTCAAATGTTTGAGAATTATCCTTACTTATCACCTTGTGGAAAAGAAGCTAATTTCATTGCATGCCCGGATACACCGATTGTTTTCAGAAAAATCGAAGATCAAAAATTATATTTTGCGGGTAGTTTATCCATCCCTTTTGATGAAACGAAACTTGCTTATGTAGAAACAAGTGGGCTTTTGTATCATCACTGGAAGGACAACCTATATGGAAGATTGGGTAAATATGTAATGATGGAAATCGCAAATGAAATCTCACTAAAAGAAGGAAAGTATTTCTATAAAGAACGTTTAATTCCGACCTATTTTTCTTTTCAGGATTTGATCTTTAAAAAGTTCACCAAGTTGTGATTTAATAAATAGGGATAGAAGGATCAACTTCTTCCGCCCATCTTTTGATACCACCATCTAAATTTTTTACATTAGGAAATCCTTTAAAATAAAAAAAATAAGTAGCTTCTAAAGACCTAATTCCCGTATGGCAAAAGAAAACCATTTTGGTTTGCTTGTTCCATTTTTGTAGGATTTCCCATGCAAGTTCTTGTGTTAGCCATAACGAACCTGAGATATTTGCTATTTCTCTTTCCATAGCATCTCTGACATCTAAAAGAATCCAATCTTTTTCCTCTTCTAAAAGATGGGATAGTTCTTTTGGTGCGATTTGAAAACTTCGCTCTAATTTGACACTATCATAAATCAATTGGATTGCTTCTTGTAAATAAGGAAGTTTGTTATGTTTGATGAAGACTTTTTCAATCGTATCGTTCAAGGAATAACCACAGCTATTACAACCGCCAATATGATATTTTTGGAAAAGAACTCTTCTCGCTGAAGGATAATTTTGAAGAATTTCTGACATCTTAGTTTGAGGTTGGATTTCTAATGTATACATATAATAGAAAGAAATCAATGAACATTCAAAGAAAACAAAATTTCTTTATTTCAAAAAAGGATTTTCGAAAAACTTTGATTTTCTGATTTGTAATTATGAAATACAAAATTATGGTTTTTTTGGCATTCTTTTTCATGAGTTGTAAAACAAATCCCTTCAAAGATTTCTGGCACAGGCAAAAAGAATATCATCCCTATGTGGTCCTAACTTATCATGATGATGCTGTGAGTGTTACTGTGCTATTGGAAGAATTAAACCTCAAATCCGAATTTTCTTTCCCACCAGAACCTTATACAGAGAATTCTTTTTCAGTAATACAAGTTGGCGAGAACTTCCCTTTTGAAAAATTCAAAGAAATCACACTATTTATAAAAAATTACTATCCTCAACTTCGTTATGTGGACCTTATTACAAAAAATGATAGAGTGCCAGAGAAAAGTCTATATCTTCTTTTCATTGGTGCAAACACAGAAATAGCCATAAAAAAAAATCTAAAAGCATGGAATGATAAAGACTTTGAACAATTTCGAAATTCAAAAACCAAAGAAGAGATGATATCTTTCATCCAAAACAAAAATCAAAAGAATTAAAGTTGGATTTCTAATCCTACTGGGCAATGATCACTTCCAAGAATTTCCGATTCAATCCAACAGTTTTTTATCATCGATAAACTTTCTTCGGTTGCGAAAAAGTAGTCAATCCTCCAACCAATATTTCTTTCTCTTGCTCTTGTAATGGGATCCCAATAGGTGTATCTTCCTGGAGATGGATCAAATTTTCGAAAAACGTCAACATAACCCATAGATATTAATTTGTCTAAAAAAGCTCTTTCTTCTGGCAAGAAGCCCGAGACATTTTCATTTTCTTTAGGTCTAGCTAAATCAATCTCTTTGTGGGCAGTATTAAAATCCCCTGTGATGATTAAATACTTTTCTTTTCGTTGTCTTTCCCAAATGTGAAGGCAATATTCATAAAAATTCAATTTGTATTGAACTCTTTCGGGTCCTCTTTGCCCATTGGGAAAGTAAACATTCCACAAAATAAAGTCTTGAAATTCAGTGATTACGACTCTTCCTTCCTCGTTGAATTTTTTTTCGGGATGATCTTCCTCAAATCCAAATTGAACTTTTAAAGGTTTGATTTTTGTTAAAGTGGCTACACCAGAGTATCCCATTTTTTTCGCACTCATCCAATAAGAATGATATGGATAATCGAATATCTTTTTTGCTGTCGGATGTTGTAGGATTTGAGAAAAATGGGATTTGGTTTCTTGCAAACAGACGATGTCGGGGTCTTTTTCTTCGAGCCATGAAAAAAACGTTTTATTCGAAATGGCACGAAGCCCATTGACGTTCCACGTGTAGATGATTAAATTTTTTTTCTCTGTGATGGGCAAATGAAGCTCATGAATTTTGATTTGATCTTTTTGATCTTGAAGAGATGAAGGCTCACTCAGTGTTTCTTTTTTTTCTGGAAAGCTGAATTCCTCTTGGTTTTTTTGGGTTTTCTTTGCTTTTGGCATAGAAACAAGAATCGGACCCACCTACGTGGGTCAATAGAAGTTAAGATTATCTTAATAGTTGTAATACGGATTGTGGTCGTATGTTGGCTTGAGCTAACATAGCTGTTCCACTTTGGACTAAGATTTGGTTTTTCACAAATGCAACCGATTCTTCTGCCATATCTACGTCTCTGATACGAGATTCTGATGCTTGTGTGTTTTCATAGGCAATCATCAAACCTTTCGCGGCGTGTTCTAGTCGATTATAATAAGCACCCAAATCAGCTCTTTGTTTGTTAATTCGATACAAGGCAGCATCTAAAACGGCAATTGCATCGTTAGCGAAATCAGCTGTCGATAAGGTCAAAAGAGAACCGTCATATTTTCTTAGATTCAATGCTCGAGCAGTCATGGTTTGGATATAGATCCTTTCTCGATGGTGTTGATTAGGTCCTATGTGGAACCACATAGAAGACACTCTTGATCCTCTTGCAAAATCCCCTAAGAACAAATTCATTTTATTGAATTCTGCCTGAGAGGCAATTCGATCGACTTCATCAATTAACTGAGATACTTCCACTTGAATCATTTGTCGATCTTCTAATGTATAGATACCGTTTGCTGATTGGACTGCAAGAACACGAATCCTTTGAACTATATCATTGAGCTCTTGTAAATATCCTTCTGCTGTTTGGATGAAACTCATACCATCTTCGGCATTCCGTTCAGCTTGTCTTAGTCCATTGATTTGAGCTCTCATTTTCTCGGAAACTGCTAAGCCTGAGGCATCATCACCCGCTCGGTTAATCCTCAAACCAGAGGATAACTTCTCCATGTTTTTATCAACTGCGAATTGTTGGAATTTCAACACCCTGTGGGAGTTAATGGCTGATAAGTTATGATTTACAATCATCAGTTTCCTCCTTGAAACTTACTTTTGCTTCCTTGCTTCGTTTGAATTTAGCTTCGGTTTTTTTTTAGTTCGAAATAAGAGTGGATCGTAATTTTTGTGAATTTCTTGATTAAAATTCTCAATTTCCATCTTCACTTGTTGAAAAATATTTATTCAACAAGTTCCGATATTTCTATCAATGAATCAAGAAGATAAAACCATCTTAATTTTACTTACAACAGCTGTGCTTCTGATTTTTCTCGATATACAAGCAAAAAAACAGCAAGAGTTCATCAAAAACAACGTAAAAAAGGTATCAGTAAAGGAGTTAGTAGAATCATCAAAAGAAGCCTTAAACCAAGTTCAAAAAGAAGAATATATCAACAAAGTCAAAACTATGATTGAACAAAACATTCCCACAGAAGAAATACTAAAAACCATATCAAAAATCAAAAGTCTTATGTCATCAAATCAACTTGAGCAGTTATACCAAAAAAACAAAGAACTTTTGACATTGCCAATAGATCAAAAAGAGAACACAAATTTGAAATTATATTATTTACGTTTTCGTGATGATAAAACGACCGAAATCCAAGAAATCACGAGAAAAATCAAAGGGAAGATCACACCAGCTGTGGCATTACAAATACTTCAAAAAGGACCTCAAGAAGGCGAACCGAATTTGGTAAATGCCTTCTATACAAATATATCTATCAA
The genomic region above belongs to Leptospiraceae bacterium and contains:
- a CDS encoding glycosyltransferase family 2 protein, which gives rise to MNDQKYPFSVSVLVPVYNEEKTIGIVLQKLLKLPFVKEIIVVNDCSNDNTEEVILGFLQKHQDKIIYQKNEKNSGKTASIRKAKALATGDIIIIQDADLEYDPDEIESVIEPIQKGVADVVYGSRFLVKKAARVLYYYHYIANKFLTHLSNLFTNLNMTDIETCYKAFRKEYFKDMPLTSKGFGMEVEITATIGKMPVRVYEVPISYYGRTYEEGKKIGFKDGLYAIFYIFYFNLFGMWNKERREFVKRFYKKKSDS
- a CDS encoding DUF4505 family protein, translating into MKFERYYFYYVDFDGNLYHDNTLLTDEKFLDFFFKQIQYNQTQMFENYPYLSPCGKEANFIACPDTPIVFRKIEDQKLYFAGSLSIPFDETKLAYVETSGLLYHHWKDNLYGRLGKYVMMEIANEISLKEGKYFYKERLIPTYFSFQDLIFKKFTKL
- a CDS encoding rhodanese-like domain-containing protein, encoding MISFYYMYTLEIQPQTKMSEILQNYPSARRVLFQKYHIGGCNSCGYSLNDTIEKVFIKHNKLPYLQEAIQLIYDSVKLERSFQIAPKELSHLLEEEKDWILLDVRDAMEREIANISGSLWLTQELAWEILQKWNKQTKMVFFCHTGIRSLEATYFFYFKGFPNVKNLDGGIKRWAEEVDPSIPIY
- a CDS encoding exodeoxyribonuclease III encodes the protein MPKAKKTQKNQEEFSFPEKKETLSEPSSLQDQKDQIKIHELHLPITEKKNLIIYTWNVNGLRAISNKTFFSWLEEKDPDIVCLQETKSHFSQILQHPTAKKIFDYPYHSYWMSAKKMGYSGVATLTKIKPLKVQFGFEEDHPEKKFNEEGRVVITEFQDFILWNVYFPNGQRGPERVQYKLNFYEYCLHIWERQRKEKYLIITGDFNTAHKEIDLARPKENENVSGFLPEERAFLDKLISMGYVDVFRKFDPSPGRYTYWDPITRARERNIGWRIDYFFATEESLSMIKNCWIESEILGSDHCPVGLEIQL
- a CDS encoding flagellin, with translation MIVNHNLSAINSHRVLKFQQFAVDKNMEKLSSGLRINRAGDDASGLAVSEKMRAQINGLRQAERNAEDGMSFIQTAEGYLQELNDIVQRIRVLAVQSANGIYTLEDRQMIQVEVSQLIDEVDRIASQAEFNKMNLFLGDFARGSRVSSMWFHIGPNQHHRERIYIQTMTARALNLRKYDGSLLTLSTADFANDAIAVLDAALYRINKQRADLGAYYNRLEHAAKGLMIAYENTQASESRIRDVDMAEESVAFVKNQILVQSGTAMLAQANIRPQSVLQLLR
- a CDS encoding GerMN domain-containing protein, whose amino-acid sequence is MNQEDKTILILLTTAVLLIFLDIQAKKQQEFIKNNVKKVSVKELVESSKEALNQVQKEEYINKVKTMIEQNIPTEEILKTISKIKSLMSSNQLEQLYQKNKELLTLPIDQKENTNLKLYYLRFRDDKTTEIQEITRKIKGKITPAVALQILQKGPQEGEPNLVNAFYTNISIKNISYDEETKTFHLFFSLSFLSANSNVQRDRILQICHTIKQFPNIKNLIIWIDENPYFFLDDCSKGYQKLQI